Sequence from the Phragmites australis chromosome 6, lpPhrAust1.1, whole genome shotgun sequence genome:
TCTCCACTACTTGCTTCGCTGCTACTATTTGAACTTGCAGCTAGCCACGACATGACCAAAGCTCCAACCACAAAACCATCCAACCCCATAACCTCTCCTCCTATTGGCTCTTGTGGCTGCACACTGCaccacatctctctctctctctctagggtaGGAGGTAGTCGACTAATTAAAGGAGGATTAGCCCCAAAACAAACAAGAGCCAGCAAACCAAAACCAAGAAAAAACCAAACTTTCTCATGCATCACTGTTGACTGACACACGTATATACAGAATCCAATTGTAGTAGCCAGCTGCAATGCCCTATGAGGAGCTATAGTCCATGAGCAAtccctcctccccctcttctaGCGCCGCACAGCACCAAGACCCCCTACACCAGCAAGAGCTAGCTGCCGGAGCCAGCGACGACGCCGGCATTATTGTTCCCGGTGTTGCTGCCGGCGACGACGAGCTGTCGCCGCCACGGTGCGAATGGGAGTTCCGGCTGGCGCGCACCGTGCCGTCCACCGCGCTGCCGGGGGCGTCCGACGCCATCGGCAGTGTCGACTTCGACCCCACCGGCCGCCTTCTCGCCACCGGCGGCATCGCTCGGAAGATCCGGATGTACAACGTGACCTCGCTGCTGGATAGCAGCGCCACGGCTTCTGGCGCCGGGCCTGCCGCGTGCATCTGCGTGCCGGCCAAGCTGAGCAGCGTGCGATGGCGGCCCTGCGCGTCGGTGGTGGGGTGCGGCGACTACGACGGCGTGGTGACGGAGTACGATGTGGAGCGCGGCGTGGCGTCGTGGGAGCGCGACGAGCACGCGGGCCGCCGGGTGTGGGCGCTGGACTACGCCCCCGGCGCGACGATGGCGGCATCCGGGTCGGACGACCGCACGGCGCACGTGTGGGACCCGCGCGCCCCCTCGGCGGGGTGGACCACGGCGCGCGCCGGCGGGGCCGTGCTGTGCGTGGAGTTCGACCCGTCCGGCGGGCCGCAGCTGGCGGTGGGCTCTGCGGACCGGCGCGCGGTGGTGTACGACGTGCGCGCGCTGGGGCGCGGCGCGGTGGCGTGGATGGACGGGCACGGGCGCGCAGTGACGTACGTGCGGTGggcgggggccggggccggggccgggcggcGGGTGGTGACGTCGGCGGCGGACGGGACCCACCGGCTGTGGGAGTGGGGGCCCGGCGAGGAGCTGGCGCGGGAGGTGCGGTCGTACAGCGGCCACGCGAGCGCGCGGAGCTTCGTGGGGATGGGGGTGTGGCGCGGCGCGGGCCTCGTGGCCAGCGGCTCCGAGTCCAACCACGTCTTCGTCTACGACCTCAGGTGGGCCAAGCCCATCTGGGTACATCCATTCTGTGGGGCCCACCTGCCAGTCAGCAACGTGGGTGGAGGTGGGTTTGTCAGCGCGGTGGCATGGCGACAGGGCGGCGACCTCCACGGCGGGGCGCTGGTCGCCGGCGGGTCGGACGGCGTGCTGAAGATGTTCACGTGCCAACGAAGGAAAGCAGAGGAAGCGGACGGCGACCATTAGCCATGCCTGCTTCTAGCTTTCAGGTGATGACCAAGTGGTTCTGCATTTTCgattatttgtgttttcttttcttttttttctttgagagaaCAACTCATTAAAGAAAGGCAAGTACATGTTATATCGATGATCGACACTGATAATgattattttcctttttgtttgtcTTGGTGATGCATCCCTGACAATGTAACTACAgatcttttttttaagaaataagaAACAATTGATGATGACACCGTTATTAAGTGATTCCACTTCACGATTTTACATGCCTGTAAGCATGTTCTGTTTTAATTGTGCACTTGCATGTAAGAATATGTTATTCGTTAAGTATGTAATTTATTGGATAATTCTAATAACTAACACTCTAGTGTGATGGTTGCCAGATTAAAAGATTTGGAATTATTGGATTTACATACACTTTCTCTCCCttttaaataaaatgaaatacgTGTATATGTGTATGGACGGGTGCTAGCTTGTGCACTTCTCGGTTCTTTCTGCTTTAATTATAATCATGTGGTAATTAGAAGAAACAGGTAACGATGCGGTTAGCAGTAACCTTCCCTTCTAATTGCAACCCTTGG
This genomic interval carries:
- the LOC133922839 gene encoding WD repeat-containing protein RUP2-like; translation: MSNPSSPSSSAAQHQDPLHQQELAAGASDDAGIIVPGVAAGDDELSPPRCEWEFRLARTVPSTALPGASDAIGSVDFDPTGRLLATGGIARKIRMYNVTSLLDSSATASGAGPAACICVPAKLSSVRWRPCASVVGCGDYDGVVTEYDVERGVASWERDEHAGRRVWALDYAPGATMAASGSDDRTAHVWDPRAPSAGWTTARAGGAVLCVEFDPSGGPQLAVGSADRRAVVYDVRALGRGAVAWMDGHGRAVTYVRWAGAGAGAGRRVVTSAADGTHRLWEWGPGEELAREVRSYSGHASARSFVGMGVWRGAGLVASGSESNHVFVYDLRWAKPIWVHPFCGAHLPVSNVGGGGFVSAVAWRQGGDLHGGALVAGGSDGVLKMFTCQRRKAEEADGDH